Proteins co-encoded in one Methylomonas albis genomic window:
- a CDS encoding phosphopantetheine-binding protein yields METELKHLIIDTLALEDVDVADIDSDAALFNGGLGLDSIDALELGLAIRKKYQVKIDAEQDDVVKIFASVATLAHYIESVRR; encoded by the coding sequence ATGGAAACTGAATTAAAACACCTGATTATCGACACGCTGGCGTTGGAAGATGTCGATGTCGCGGATATAGACAGCGATGCCGCGCTATTCAATGGCGGCTTGGGCCTGGACTCCATAGACGCGCTGGAACTGGGATTGGCGATACGCAAAAAGTATCAGGTAAAAATCGATGCCGAACAGGACGACGTGGTAAAAATCTTCGCCTCGGTGGCCACATTGGCCCACTATATAGAATCGGTTCGCCGTTGA
- a CDS encoding diguanylate cyclase, with the protein MSENTIKYAQLVDLASLQTLMDDLHQVIGIANAIIDTDGIVITNAGWQDACLKFHRVNHDTCSNCIESDTALAESMLHGDTFAIYKCLNGLVDSAMPIIVDGQHVANIFTGQCFIEPPDLEFFRGRARRCGFEENSYLQSIAKVPVIPRQRLETITKMYAQLAQSFAKHGADRLKQKQAVAELAALNNELNRRVEERAEQLIQNNQQLLFEKRALAASEARLSALFKNMSSGVAVYRVSEDGRDFIIIGFNKAAEQIEKITRKQLIGKKLTEMFPGVFEFGLLDVLRRVAKTGAPEAFPPAFYRDERIQGWRENYVYKLPGGEIVSIYNDVTERKHAEKALHLTQFSVDRATECLYWIAADAKLQFVNNTACQVLGYSREELLAFSVTDIDPSLQAEHWSVHWQELKQKGSLKLETLHRCKDGREIPVEVAANYLVFEGLEYNCAFVRDISERKALQAELERQARIDYLTGIANRRYFMEQGEAELARSGRYGNPLSVLMLDIDYFKAVNDNYGHAAGDHALQKLGCILVEVLREIDIPGRMGGEEFAILLPETGLLKAIEVAERLRTVVAGSAIIVESGQALYFTVSIGVATLTDEGSSIGDLLNLADKGLYQAKHGGRNKVCSFSQ; encoded by the coding sequence ATGTCCGAAAACACCATCAAATACGCCCAACTTGTCGATCTTGCCAGTCTGCAAACGCTGATGGACGACTTGCATCAGGTGATCGGCATAGCAAACGCTATTATCGACACCGATGGCATCGTTATTACCAACGCCGGTTGGCAAGATGCCTGCCTGAAATTTCATCGGGTCAATCACGACACTTGTAGCAACTGCATAGAAAGCGATACGGCCTTGGCTGAGAGTATGCTGCATGGCGACACATTTGCGATCTATAAATGCCTGAACGGTCTGGTGGATTCGGCCATGCCGATTATTGTTGACGGCCAACACGTCGCCAATATCTTTACCGGCCAATGTTTTATCGAGCCGCCCGATCTGGAGTTTTTTCGCGGCCGAGCCCGGCGTTGCGGGTTTGAAGAAAACAGTTATTTGCAAAGCATTGCCAAAGTGCCCGTCATACCGCGGCAACGGCTGGAAACCATCACCAAAATGTACGCGCAACTCGCGCAATCCTTTGCCAAGCACGGCGCGGACCGTTTAAAGCAAAAACAGGCCGTGGCGGAATTGGCGGCGCTAAATAACGAACTGAATCGGCGCGTCGAAGAGCGAGCCGAGCAGTTGATTCAAAACAATCAGCAGTTGCTGTTCGAAAAACGTGCCTTGGCCGCTAGTGAGGCGCGTTTGTCGGCCTTGTTCAAGAATATGAGCAGCGGGGTGGCGGTATACCGAGTCAGTGAAGATGGCCGGGACTTCATTATTATCGGCTTCAACAAGGCCGCCGAGCAGATTGAAAAAATTACCCGTAAACAGTTGATCGGTAAAAAGCTCACCGAGATGTTTCCAGGTGTATTCGAGTTCGGCTTGCTGGATGTGTTGCGGCGGGTAGCTAAAACCGGAGCGCCGGAAGCTTTTCCACCAGCGTTTTATCGCGACGAGCGGATTCAAGGCTGGCGGGAAAATTATGTATATAAATTGCCGGGTGGCGAAATTGTCTCGATATACAACGACGTTACTGAACGTAAGCACGCTGAAAAAGCGTTGCATTTGACGCAGTTTTCGGTTGATAGAGCCACCGAATGTTTGTACTGGATAGCTGCCGACGCCAAGCTGCAATTTGTTAACAATACCGCCTGCCAAGTATTGGGCTACAGCCGAGAAGAGTTACTAGCTTTTTCGGTCACGGATATCGATCCGTCTTTACAGGCCGAGCATTGGTCAGTGCATTGGCAGGAACTGAAGCAAAAGGGTTCGTTGAAGCTGGAAACCTTGCATCGATGTAAAGACGGCCGAGAAATTCCGGTGGAAGTGGCTGCGAATTATCTGGTTTTCGAAGGCCTGGAATATAACTGTGCGTTCGTGCGCGACATCAGCGAACGCAAAGCCCTGCAAGCGGAGTTGGAGCGCCAGGCGCGCATCGATTATCTGACCGGCATTGCCAATCGCCGCTATTTCATGGAACAGGGCGAAGCGGAATTGGCGCGCAGTGGCCGTTACGGCAATCCCTTGTCGGTATTGATGCTGGATATCGATTATTTTAAAGCCGTCAACGACAATTACGGTCATGCGGCGGGCGATCACGCCTTGCAAAAACTGGGTTGCATTTTGGTGGAGGTTTTACGGGAAATCGATATTCCCGGGCGTATGGGCGGCGAAGAGTTTGCGATTTTGTTGCCGGAAACCGGTTTGCTAAAAGCTATTGAGGTGGCGGAACGACTGAGAACAGTGGTGGCCGGCAGCGCCATTATTGTGGAGTCCGGTCAGGCGCTTTACTTTACGGTGTCAATTGGCGTGGCCACCCTCACGGATGAAGGCAGTAGCATCGGTGATTTGTTGAATCTGGCCGATAAAGGCTTGTATCAAGCCAAACATGGCGGTCGGAATAAAGTCTGTAGTTTTTCGCAGTAA
- a CDS encoding 3'-5' exonuclease family protein — translation MQALAFVDLETTGASATKDRITEIGIVLVDEDGVREWNQLVHPQARIPLFIEQLTGISNEMVADAPSFAQVGGEVAELLEGRLFIAHNARFDYSFLKNEFSRVGITFRPQVLCTVKLSRALYPHFHRHNLDSLIERHGLQAKDRHRALADAQLIHQFWTQAYEQFSDEIVDAVVQRLVGRSSLPSNIDPLLIHDLPEAPGVYLFYGENDLPLYIGKSVNIRNRVLAHFGADHKNNKEMSLAQQLRRIDWIETAGELGALLTESKLIKEMMPVHNQRLRRKSALCAWQLQQQGEHLRPMLTWADHLDFGAQDNLYGLYHCLRDAQKALRSVAEQHGLCLGVLGLEKTAAGRPCFAHQLKKCRGACVGMEAPLAHATRLLIAMQKLKLAVWPYPGAIGVREGEDLHVIDRWCYLGTAKNEAEIAELLQAGVPAFDRDTYMLLSKSLKKAEVVVLPGVLEMVG, via the coding sequence ATGCAAGCTTTGGCCTTTGTGGACCTGGAAACCACCGGCGCCTCAGCGACCAAAGACCGCATCACCGAAATAGGCATCGTCCTAGTCGACGAGGACGGTGTAAGGGAGTGGAACCAATTAGTGCACCCGCAAGCCCGTATTCCGTTGTTTATCGAACAATTGACCGGCATCAGCAATGAGATGGTCGCGGACGCACCCAGTTTTGCGCAAGTGGGCGGCGAAGTGGCGGAATTGTTGGAAGGGCGCTTATTCATCGCCCATAACGCCCGTTTCGATTACAGTTTTTTGAAGAACGAGTTTAGCCGGGTGGGGATTACGTTTAGGCCGCAAGTATTGTGTACCGTCAAACTGTCACGGGCTTTGTACCCGCATTTTCATCGGCATAACCTGGATAGCCTCATTGAACGGCATGGTTTGCAGGCCAAAGACCGGCACCGGGCCTTGGCCGACGCGCAATTGATTCACCAGTTTTGGACCCAGGCCTACGAACAATTTTCCGACGAGATCGTTGATGCCGTCGTTCAGCGTTTGGTCGGTCGTTCCAGCTTGCCGTCCAATATCGATCCCTTATTGATTCACGACTTGCCGGAAGCGCCAGGCGTCTATTTGTTTTACGGTGAGAACGACTTGCCCTTGTACATCGGCAAAAGCGTGAATATTCGTAACCGGGTATTGGCGCATTTCGGCGCCGATCATAAGAACAACAAGGAAATGAGCTTGGCCCAGCAACTGCGGCGCATCGATTGGATCGAAACCGCTGGCGAGTTGGGTGCGCTACTGACCGAGTCTAAATTAATCAAAGAAATGATGCCGGTACATAACCAGCGCTTGCGCCGAAAAAGCGCATTGTGCGCCTGGCAATTGCAACAACAGGGCGAACATCTACGGCCGATGTTGACCTGGGCAGACCATCTGGATTTTGGCGCGCAGGACAATCTCTACGGTTTGTATCACTGCCTGCGCGACGCCCAAAAAGCCCTACGTAGTGTCGCCGAGCAGCATGGTCTGTGTCTGGGCGTGTTGGGCCTGGAGAAAACCGCCGCCGGCCGGCCCTGTTTTGCCCATCAGTTGAAAAAATGCCGAGGTGCCTGCGTGGGTATGGAGGCTCCGTTGGCACATGCCACGCGGCTATTGATCGCCATGCAAAAACTCAAACTCGCCGTCTGGCCGTATCCGGGCGCGATTGGCGTCCGAGAAGGCGAGGATCTGCATGTGATTGATCGCTGGTGTTATCTGGGCACAGCCAAAAACGAAGCGGAGATAGCCGAGCTATTACAGGCCGGCGTTCCGGCCTTTGATCGGGATACTTATATGTTGCTGAGTAAGTCGTTGAAAAAGGCGGAGGTTGTGGTGTTGCCGGGAGTTTTGGAGATGGTTGGTTAA
- the gcvP gene encoding aminomethyl-transferring glycine dehydrogenase — translation MSAKHPRLDQLEMRGNFIQRHIGPNPQQTQEMLAELGLSDLEQIVGQVIPANILNHEPLKLTGTISERAVIKYLRKMRERNKVLVSMIGMGYYDTIMPAVIKRNVLENPGWYTAYTPYQAEVGQGRLEALLNFQQMIIDLTGMDIANASLLDEATAAAEAMTMSRRLAKSPSNTVLIDKNCHPQTIAVVRTRAGSLGYEVVVADPFDNLAQHDFFALILQYPGSSGEIRDLTEATALAHGKQALVTVAADLLSLVLLKPPAAFDADIAVGSAQRFGVPMGYGGPHAAFFATRDEFKRSMPGRLIGVSKDSHGQIALRMALQTREQHIRRDKATSNICTSQVLLAVIAGFYAIYHGAEGLRMIAGRVHRYAQILAAGLVQSGHQVLSQCYFDTVLVSAPNRARRIAAQAADVNINLRIIDADTLGIALDETTNREHLRTLWQVFASPIAELPDIAVLDASLNECIPDALLRNDVILQNPVFSLYHSETEMMRYMRRLARRDIALDRAMIPLGSCTMKLNAATEMQAISFYEFNSMHPFAPLYQAQGYQQLFAELEDMLCDLTGFDAFSLQPNAGSQGEYTGLLVIRKYHQVNGQGQRDICLIPASAHGTNPASATLAGLTVVVVACDAQGNVSVEDLRAKALQYKDTLAALMITYPSTHGVYEQAFREICDVVHQHGGQVYMDGANFNALVGLSRPGKIGADVAHLNLHKTFCIPHGGGGPGVGPIGVGAHLAPFLPDHPLVEGVNPAKGEHGTVGTVSAAPWGSASILTISWAYIAMMGATGLRRATLAAIMNANYVARRLAPHYPILYTDANGWVAHECIIDCHQFRKTANVTVEDIAKRLIDYGFHAPTVSFPVADTLMIEPTESENKTEIDRFCATLIAIRQEIQEIEDGQADCQNNVLHNAPHTHRLLLEEWMLPYSRQKAFFPDSHQHDDKYWPPVGRIDNVYGDRNVMCSCPTDWAEPLEAAS, via the coding sequence ATGTCTGCAAAACACCCCCGTCTCGACCAACTGGAAATGCGCGGAAATTTCATCCAGCGCCATATCGGTCCCAACCCGCAACAGACCCAGGAGATGCTGGCCGAACTGGGCTTGAGTGATCTGGAACAGATTGTCGGCCAAGTCATTCCTGCCAATATTTTGAATCACGAACCGCTGAAACTCACCGGCACCATCAGCGAGCGGGCAGTGATCAAGTACTTGCGCAAAATGCGCGAGCGTAACAAGGTGCTGGTGTCGATGATAGGCATGGGTTACTACGACACCATCATGCCGGCCGTGATCAAGCGTAACGTGCTGGAAAACCCCGGCTGGTACACCGCCTATACGCCGTATCAGGCCGAAGTAGGGCAGGGCCGGCTGGAGGCTTTGTTGAATTTTCAGCAAATGATCATCGATTTAACCGGCATGGACATCGCCAACGCGTCGTTATTGGACGAAGCGACTGCGGCGGCGGAAGCGATGACCATGTCGAGGCGCCTGGCCAAAAGCCCATCCAATACCGTGTTGATCGACAAAAATTGCCATCCGCAAACCATCGCCGTGGTGCGGACCCGCGCCGGTTCCTTGGGCTATGAAGTGGTGGTCGCCGATCCGTTCGACAATCTGGCGCAACACGATTTCTTTGCCTTGATTCTGCAATACCCCGGTTCCAGCGGCGAGATTCGCGATCTGACCGAGGCGACCGCGCTTGCGCATGGCAAACAAGCGCTGGTCACGGTAGCTGCGGATCTGTTGAGCCTGGTCTTGCTGAAACCGCCGGCCGCTTTCGATGCCGACATTGCGGTAGGCAGCGCCCAGCGTTTTGGCGTGCCGATGGGTTACGGCGGTCCGCACGCGGCTTTTTTTGCCACGCGCGACGAATTCAAACGATCGATGCCGGGCCGTTTGATCGGCGTTTCCAAGGATAGCCACGGCCAGATCGCCTTACGGATGGCCTTGCAGACCCGCGAGCAGCACATTCGCCGCGACAAGGCCACCAGCAATATCTGTACGTCACAGGTGTTGCTGGCGGTGATCGCCGGTTTTTACGCGATTTATCATGGTGCGGAAGGTCTGCGGATGATTGCCGGCCGGGTACATCGCTATGCACAGATTCTGGCGGCGGGTCTGGTGCAAAGCGGCCATCAGGTGCTGAGCCAGTGTTATTTCGATACCGTGCTGGTTAGCGCGCCGAATCGCGCCCGGCGCATCGCCGCGCAGGCGGCTGACGTGAATATCAATCTACGCATTATCGATGCCGATACCCTGGGTATTGCCCTGGATGAAACCACTAACCGCGAGCATTTACGCACCTTATGGCAGGTGTTCGCTTCGCCGATTGCCGAACTGCCGGACATTGCCGTGCTGGATGCATCCTTGAATGAATGCATCCCGGATGCGCTGTTGCGCAACGATGTAATTTTGCAGAACCCGGTGTTTAGTTTGTATCACTCGGAAACCGAGATGATGCGCTACATGCGCCGGCTGGCGCGCCGCGATATTGCTTTGGATAGGGCGATGATCCCGCTAGGCTCGTGCACCATGAAACTGAACGCCGCGACTGAGATGCAAGCCATTTCGTTCTACGAATTCAATTCGATGCACCCGTTTGCGCCGCTGTATCAAGCCCAAGGTTATCAGCAATTATTCGCGGAGCTGGAAGATATGCTGTGCGATTTAACCGGCTTCGATGCGTTTTCCCTGCAACCCAATGCCGGCTCGCAAGGCGAGTACACCGGCCTGCTGGTGATACGTAAATATCATCAAGTCAACGGCCAGGGGCAACGCGATATTTGCCTGATTCCGGCGTCCGCGCACGGCACCAATCCGGCCAGTGCCACCTTGGCCGGCTTGACCGTGGTGGTGGTGGCCTGCGACGCCCAAGGCAATGTCAGCGTCGAGGATTTGCGCGCTAAGGCCCTGCAATACAAAGATACGCTGGCGGCGCTGATGATTACCTATCCGTCCACCCACGGCGTTTACGAACAAGCCTTTCGCGAGATTTGCGACGTCGTCCATCAACACGGCGGCCAGGTGTATATGGACGGCGCCAATTTCAACGCCTTAGTCGGTCTCAGCCGGCCCGGCAAGATCGGTGCGGACGTGGCGCATTTGAATTTGCACAAAACTTTTTGCATCCCGCATGGCGGCGGCGGTCCCGGAGTCGGGCCGATAGGTGTCGGTGCGCACTTGGCGCCGTTTCTGCCGGATCATCCTTTGGTGGAAGGCGTCAACCCGGCCAAGGGCGAGCATGGCACGGTCGGCACCGTGTCGGCGGCGCCGTGGGGCTCGGCCAGCATTTTGACAATTTCTTGGGCATATATCGCCATGATGGGCGCGACCGGTCTGCGCCGGGCGACCTTGGCTGCGATCATGAACGCCAATTATGTGGCCCGCCGTCTGGCGCCGCATTATCCGATTCTGTATACCGATGCCAACGGCTGGGTGGCGCATGAATGCATTATCGATTGCCATCAATTTCGTAAAACCGCCAATGTCACGGTTGAGGACATTGCCAAGCGCCTGATCGATTACGGTTTCCACGCCCCGACCGTATCGTTTCCGGTGGCCGATACCTTGATGATAGAACCCACCGAGAGCGAGAATAAAACCGAGATCGACCGCTTTTGCGCAACCCTAATAGCGATTCGGCAAGAAATTCAAGAGATCGAAGACGGCCAGGCAGACTGCCAGAACAATGTGCTGCACAATGCGCCACATACCCATCGGCTGCTATTGGAAGAATGGATGTTGCCGTATTCCCGGCAAAAAGCTTTCTTCCCGGACAGTCATCAGCATGACGATAAATACTGGCCGCCGGTGGGCCGTATCGACAACGTTTACGGCGACCGCAACGTGATGTGCAGCTGTCCGACCGATTGGGCTGAGCCGTTGGAGGCTGCATCCTGA
- the gcvT gene encoding glycine cleavage system aminomethyltransferase GcvT encodes MVTSSKQTPLYDLHRQLAAKMTTFAGYQMPVQYKNGIIHEHLHCRSQAGFFDISHMGQCRVIGEGAAEALEKLTPGGIVDLKLGAQKYTVLTHAEGGVIDDIIVTRIASGLAIIVNAGCKDKDFAYLRSRLPADCGFEELSELALLALQGPSAASVMTKFSAEAAGLTFMQACAAEIAGVACTISRSGYTGEDGFEISLPQAAAERIAGLLLAEAGVEPIGLGARDTLRLEAGLCLYGHELNETITPIEARLQWLFKKGHSDFPGAEKILAQWQNGPERVRVGLLVEGRIPVRDGCRIYHQDQAVGTVTSGSFSPSLNRPVAMALLDGRFAANGTVLTALVRNSPILVTVTSLPFVPHRYLRT; translated from the coding sequence ATGGTGACTAGTTCAAAGCAAACGCCCTTGTACGATTTACATCGGCAATTGGCTGCCAAGATGACCACATTTGCCGGCTACCAAATGCCGGTGCAATACAAAAACGGCATTATTCATGAGCATTTGCACTGCCGCAGTCAGGCCGGTTTTTTCGATATTTCGCATATGGGTCAGTGCCGGGTAATCGGCGAAGGTGCGGCCGAAGCCCTGGAAAAACTCACGCCCGGCGGTATCGTCGATTTAAAACTCGGTGCGCAGAAATACACGGTATTGACCCATGCCGAGGGTGGCGTGATAGACGACATTATCGTCACCCGCATTGCCTCGGGCTTGGCTATCATCGTCAATGCCGGTTGCAAAGACAAAGATTTTGCCTATCTGCGTAGCCGGTTACCAGCCGATTGCGGGTTTGAGGAACTAAGCGAGTTGGCCTTGTTGGCCTTACAAGGGCCGAGTGCCGCATCAGTGATGACCAAGTTTTCGGCTGAGGCTGCCGGTCTGACATTTATGCAGGCTTGTGCAGCCGAAATAGCCGGGGTGGCATGCACTATTAGTCGCAGCGGCTACACTGGCGAAGACGGCTTCGAGATTTCCCTGCCACAAGCCGCAGCGGAACGAATCGCGGGTTTGCTGTTGGCGGAAGCCGGTGTCGAGCCGATAGGTTTGGGGGCTCGTGACACCCTACGGTTGGAAGCCGGCCTTTGCCTGTACGGCCATGAACTTAACGAAACCATTACGCCGATAGAAGCGCGCTTGCAATGGTTATTCAAAAAAGGCCATAGCGATTTTCCCGGCGCCGAAAAAATACTGGCGCAATGGCAAAATGGCCCTGAGCGAGTGCGCGTTGGTTTGCTGGTGGAAGGCCGCATCCCGGTGCGGGATGGTTGCCGGATATATCATCAAGACCAAGCAGTCGGCACGGTGACCAGCGGCAGTTTTTCGCCCAGTCTGAACCGGCCGGTGGCGATGGCACTCCTGGATGGCCGGTTTGCCGCAAATGGTACGGTATTGACGGCGCTGGTGCGGAACTCGCCGATACTGGTCACGGTCACCTCGCTACCTTTCGTTCCACACCGCTACTTGAGAACATAA